CCTGCTCGATAAAAGGATGGGCGGCCCGGGCCAGCTGGCGGGCAAGGGTGAGGAACTGTTCCTCGCGAAAAGTGAGGTCGAGGTGGGCAAGCAGGGACACGCCTCAGCTTACGGGGCGGGGGACCTGAAGACTGTCAGGCTGTATCGAACTCGACTTTGCCTTTGATGCAACACAAACCGGAGGAGCGACACGCGCTGACGCGAGCGGACGCTCTCTTTCGTGTGACACTTTCTGGTTGACAGTGTCAAGGCGGGCTTCTAGAATAAGTGTCATGAAAACACTTACTCTGCCGCCTCAGGCCGCGCAGGTGGGCCTGGCGGTGGACGTCGCGGCGTTCGCCATGCACGAGAGCGAACTGCAGGTGCTGCTGGTGCAGCGCGGCACCTTGCCGCACGCTCAGGTCTGGGCGCTCCCAGGCGGCTTTGTGCAACTGCACGAGGAACTGCACGAAGCGGCGTTGCGCGAACTGCGTGAGGAAACCTCGATCAGCCTGGAACCGCGGCACCTGGAGCAGTTTTATACCTTTGGCGCTCCAGAGCGCGATCCGCGCGGCCGCATCGTCTCGGTCGCCCACCTGGCCGTCCTGCCGCACGGCACCGTGCAGGTCACGGGGGG
The Deinococcus peraridilitoris DSM 19664 genome window above contains:
- a CDS encoding NUDIX hydrolase; its protein translation is MKTLTLPPQAAQVGLAVDVAAFAMHESELQVLLVQRGTLPHAQVWALPGGFVQLHEELHEAALRELREETSISLEPRHLEQFYTFGAPERDPRGRIVSVAHLAVLPHGTVQVTGGSGTLAAGWFPAHTPPPLAFDHAQILERALRRLQTRLEYAQLALEFLPETFTLPELQEVHEAILAKKLDKRNFRKRLLAQGLLILSGERRNGVGRPAQLYRRSKTARRTTV